CAGCATCGGCACCCCGGCGGCCTTGTAGTCGTCCTTGTACCGCATGGCCAGGGCCCACGTGTGCGGCGGCGTCCAGAAGAAGATGATCAGGAACATCACCAGCGCGGGCCATCCGATGGTGCCGGTGACCGCCGACCAGCCGATCATCACGGGCATACAGCCCGCGGCACCGCCCCACACCACGTTCTGGGAGGTGCGACGCTTGAGCAGCAGCGTGTAGACGAAGACGTAGAACGCGATCGTGGCGACCGCGAGAACCCCGGACAGCAGGTTGGTGGCCAACCACAGCCAGCAGAACGACGTCACCGTCAGCACCAGGCCGAAGATCAACGCGTGCCGTGTCGGCACCGACTGCCGGGCCAGCGGGCGACGCGCGGTGCGTTTCATCACCTTGTCGATGTCCGCATCGGCGACACAGTTCAAGGTGTTGGCGCCCGCGGCCGCCAGCATGCCGCCGACCAGCGTGTTCAGGATCAGCAGCGGGTCAACGGTGCCCCGCTCGGCCAACAACATGGCCGGGATGGTGGTCACGAGCAACAGCTCGATGACCCGCGGTTTGGTCAGCGCCAAATAGGCCAGGAACGTGGTCCGGATTCGGCGTGGCGTCCAGCTGATGAGCCGGCGCTCGCGAATGCTCACGCAAATAACTCCTCAGTGGCGTCACGTGGCTTCTACTACACACGATGGTAGACGGCTGCCGAAGATCCACCGAATCGCAGGGTCGGTTCCGGATCGGCCGGAGGAAATCCGGGTAGACGATTCCCAGTAATCGCGCACAGCCAGCCTGCGTTGGATGGGTCGATCCACACTAGGGTGTTTGGTGAAGAAGCAAGTGCAAGTTCGATCACGAAGATGAATTAGGAGTGAGTCGTGACCACGGCCGAAGAGATCACCGCTCTCACCCAGCCCAGCCACCCGGACGATTGGACCGAACTCGACACCCTCGCTGTCGACACGGCCCGGGTGCTCGCGGCCGACGCGGTACAGAAGGTCGGTAACGGCCACCCCGGCACGGCGATGAGCCTGGCGCCGCTCGCCTACACGCTGTTCCAGCGGCAGCTGCGCCATGACCCGAGCGATGTCCACTGGCTGGGCCGCGACCGCTTCATCCTGTCCTGCGGTCACACCAGCCTGACCCTCTACATCCAGCTCTACCTCGGCGGCTTCGGCCTGGAGCTCTCCGACATCCAGTCGCTGCGCACGTGGGGCTCGAAGACCCCGGGTCACCCGGAGTTCCGCCACACCAAGGGCGTCGAGATCACCACCGGGCCGCTCGGCCAGGGCCTGGCCTCGGCCGTCGGCATGGCGATGGCCGCGCGCTACGAGCGCGGCCTGTTCGATCCGGACGCCGCCCCCGGTACCAGCCCGTTCGACCACTACATCTACGTCGTCGCCTCCGACGGTGACATGGAGGAAGGCGTGACCAGCGAGGCATCTTCACTCGCAGGCACGCAGCAGCTGGGCAACCTGATCGTCATCTGGGACGACAACAAGATCTCCATCGAGCACAACACCGACATCGCGCTGTCCGAGGACGTCGCCGCGCGCTATCGCGCCTACGGCTGGCACGTGCAGGAGGTGCAGGGCGGCGAGAACGTCGTGGGTATCGAGCAGGCCCTCGAAGAGGCGCGCAGGGTCACCGACAGGCCGTCGTTCATCGCGCTGCGGACCATCATCGGCTACCCGGCGCCCAACAAGATGAACACCGGCGGTGTGCACGGGTCGGCGCTCGGCGCCGACGAGGTCGCCGCCACCAAGAAGGTCCTCGGTTTCGACCCGGAGAAGAACTTCGAGGTGCGCGACGAGGTGATCGCCCACACCCGCGAACTCGTCAACCGCGGCAAGCGCGCCCACGACGAGTGGCAGGTCGAGTTCGATGCCTGGGCCAAGCGTGAACCCGAGCGCAAGAAGCTGCTCGACCGCCTGCTGGCAGGCGAACTGCCCGAGGGCTGGGATGCCGACCTGCCGCACTGGGACGTCGACGCCAAGCCGCTCGCGACGCGCGCGGCGTCGGGTGCCGTGCTGTCGGCCGTCGGACCGAAGCTGCCGGAGCTGTGGGGCGGCTCGGCCGACCTGGCGGGTAGCAACAACACGACCATCAAGGGCGCAGATTCGTTCGGTCCCCCGTCGATCTCCACCGAGGATTGGAACGCCACCTGGTACGGGCGCACGCTGCACTTCGGTGTGCGCGAGCACGCGATGGGCTCGATCCTGTCGGGCATCGTGCTGCACGGCCCGACGCGCGCCTACGGCGGAACCTTCCTGCAGTTCTCGGATTACATGCGGCCCGCGGTGCGTTTGGCCTCATTGATGGACATCGACCCGATCTACGTGTGGACGCACGATTCGATCGGTCTCGGTGAGGACGGCCCGACGCACCAGCCGATCGAGCACCTCGCGGCGCTGCGGGCCATCCCGAATCTGTCGGTGGTGCGGCCGGGTGATCCGAACGAGACCGCGTACGCGTGGAAGACCGTGCTGCAGCGCGGCGCCAGCAGCGGCCCCGTCGGCATGATCCTGACCCGCCAGCCGATCCCGGTGCTGGAAGGCACCGATCCCGAGGGCGTCGCCCGCGGTGGGTACGTGCTGGGCGGCACCCCCGAGCAGAACCCGGACGTCGTGATCATCGGCACCGGCTCGGAACTGCAACTCGCGGTGGCTGCGAAGAAGATCCTGGCGGACAAGGGAATCACCGCCAGTGTGGTGTCGATGCCGTGCGTCGAGTGGTTCGAGTCGCAACCCAAGGAGTACCGCGACTCCGTCCTGCCGCCCGCGGTGTCGGCGCGTGTGGCCGTCGAGGCGGCCGTGGCGCAGAGTTGGTACAAGCTGGTCGGCGACACCGGCGAGATCGTCTCGATCGAGCACTACGGCGAGTCGGCCGACGACAAGACGTTGTTCCGCGAGTTCGGTTTCACCCCGGAAGCGGTGGCCGCTGCGGCGGAGCGATCGCTCGAGAATTGATCGGGCACCGAACAACTAGCAGAAGAGGCAAATCATGGCTCAGAACCCGAATCTCGCGGCGCTGAGTGCCGCGGGCGTATCCGTGTGGCTGGACGACCTGTCGCGTGACCGGTTGCAGACCGGGAACCTCACCGATCTGATCAACACCCGAAGCGTTGTCGGTGTCACCACCAACCCGTCGATCTTCCAGGCCGCGTTGTCCAAGGGACACGCCTACGACGCCCAGGTCAAGGAGTTGGCCGAGCGCGGCGCCGACGTCGACGCCACCATCCGCACCGTCACCACCGACGACGTGCGCAACGCGTGCGACGTCCTGGCCAAGGAGTACGAGGCCTCCGACGGCGTGGACGGCCGCGTGTCGATCGAGGTGGATCCTCGGCTGGCGCACGACACCGACAAGACGATCCTGCAGGCCATCGAACTGTGGAAGATCGTGGACCGGCCCAACCTGCTGATCAAGATCCCCGCCACGATGGCCGGCCTGCCCGCGATCACCGCGGTGATCGCCGAGGGCATCTCGGTCAATGTCACGCTGATCTTCTCGGTCGAGCGGCACCGGCTGGTGATGGACGCCTACCTGGAGGGTCTGGAGAAGGCCAAGGAAGCCGGACACGATCTGTCCAAGATCCATTCCGTGGCGTCGTTCTTCGTCTCTCGCGTGGACACCGAGATCGACGCTCGGCTGGAGAAGATCGGCAGCGAGGAGGCGCTGGCGCTGCGCGGCAAGGCCGGTGTCGCCAACGCTCGACTCGCCTACGCGGCGTATGAGGAGGTGTTCGGCGGTGACCGCTTCGCGGCGCTGAAGGCGCACGGTGCCCGTGTGCAGCGTCCGCTGTGGGCCTCGACCGGCGTCAAGAACCCCGACTACTCCGACACGCTGTACGTCACCGAACTCGTGGCGCCCAACACGGTCAACACCATGCCGGAGAAGACCATCGAGGCAGTTGCCGACCACGGTGAGATCACCGGCAACACCATCGCCGGCACAGCCGAATCGTCCCAGGAGATCTTCGACAAGCTCTCCGGGATCGGGATCGACCTGACCGACGTGTTCAAGGTCCTCGAAGACGAGGGCGTGGAGAAGTTCGAGAAGTCGTGGCAAGAACTGCTCGACGCGACACAGGGCCAACTCGACGCCGCGAAGAAATGACCGCGGTCAACGACCGGCCGGACACCGCCTGGCACAACCCACTTCGCGACAAACGCGACAAACGCATGCCCCGCATCGCGGGGCCATGCGGGGTGGTCATCTTCGGTGTCACGGGTGACCTCGCACGCAAGAAGCTGATGCCGGCGATCTACGACCTCGCCAACCGGGGGCTTTTGCCGGCATCCTTCG
This genomic window from Mycolicibacterium goodii contains:
- the tkt gene encoding transketolase, with translation MTTAEEITALTQPSHPDDWTELDTLAVDTARVLAADAVQKVGNGHPGTAMSLAPLAYTLFQRQLRHDPSDVHWLGRDRFILSCGHTSLTLYIQLYLGGFGLELSDIQSLRTWGSKTPGHPEFRHTKGVEITTGPLGQGLASAVGMAMAARYERGLFDPDAAPGTSPFDHYIYVVASDGDMEEGVTSEASSLAGTQQLGNLIVIWDDNKISIEHNTDIALSEDVAARYRAYGWHVQEVQGGENVVGIEQALEEARRVTDRPSFIALRTIIGYPAPNKMNTGGVHGSALGADEVAATKKVLGFDPEKNFEVRDEVIAHTRELVNRGKRAHDEWQVEFDAWAKREPERKKLLDRLLAGELPEGWDADLPHWDVDAKPLATRAASGAVLSAVGPKLPELWGGSADLAGSNNTTIKGADSFGPPSISTEDWNATWYGRTLHFGVREHAMGSILSGIVLHGPTRAYGGTFLQFSDYMRPAVRLASLMDIDPIYVWTHDSIGLGEDGPTHQPIEHLAALRAIPNLSVVRPGDPNETAYAWKTVLQRGASSGPVGMILTRQPIPVLEGTDPEGVARGGYVLGGTPEQNPDVVIIGTGSELQLAVAAKKILADKGITASVVSMPCVEWFESQPKEYRDSVLPPAVSARVAVEAAVAQSWYKLVGDTGEIVSIEHYGESADDKTLFREFGFTPEAVAAAAERSLEN
- the tal gene encoding transaldolase; amino-acid sequence: MAQNPNLAALSAAGVSVWLDDLSRDRLQTGNLTDLINTRSVVGVTTNPSIFQAALSKGHAYDAQVKELAERGADVDATIRTVTTDDVRNACDVLAKEYEASDGVDGRVSIEVDPRLAHDTDKTILQAIELWKIVDRPNLLIKIPATMAGLPAITAVIAEGISVNVTLIFSVERHRLVMDAYLEGLEKAKEAGHDLSKIHSVASFFVSRVDTEIDARLEKIGSEEALALRGKAGVANARLAYAAYEEVFGGDRFAALKAHGARVQRPLWASTGVKNPDYSDTLYVTELVAPNTVNTMPEKTIEAVADHGEITGNTIAGTAESSQEIFDKLSGIGIDLTDVFKVLEDEGVEKFEKSWQELLDATQGQLDAAKK
- a CDS encoding heme o synthase → MSIRERRLISWTPRRIRTTFLAYLALTKPRVIELLLVTTIPAMLLAERGTVDPLLILNTLVGGMLAAAGANTLNCVADADIDKVMKRTARRPLARQSVPTRHALIFGLVLTVTSFCWLWLATNLLSGVLAVATIAFYVFVYTLLLKRRTSQNVVWGGAAGCMPVMIGWSAVTGTIGWPALVMFLIIFFWTPPHTWALAMRYKDDYKAAGVPMLPAVATEQQVTKQILIYTWLTVLTTLVLALATGWLYGAVALLAGAWFLVMAHQLYSGVKRGEPVKPLRLFLQSNNYLAVVFCALAIDSALALPTLL